A genomic segment from Microbacterium sp. SORGH_AS_0428 encodes:
- the acs gene encoding acetate--CoA ligase, with the protein MSTPTPASAHDDTIRSLLEERRTFAPPVDFAERANVTEEWIRREWIERADRDPETFWAHRSEILDWAEPWQTAHRWEPTDGESIPTAEWFVGGRLNASVNAVDRHVAAGHGDRVAFHFEGEPGDRRTITYARLQREVAKAANALTAMGVGKGDRVVVYLPVLVETVIIQLAVARIGAIHSLVFGGFSAEAVRFRIEDTGAKLLVTTDGQFRRGAAVPVKHQADAAVAGVASIEHVLVIRRTGDDVAWTEGRDLWWHETVDIAPDTHEPEYFDAETPLFIIYTSGTTGKPKGLVHTTGGWLTHVAWTYWAVFDAKPETDVYWCTADLAWVTAHSYETYGPLLNGVTSVLYEGTPDTPDWERHFQILERYAVTTYYTAPTLIRSLMSRFPDGPPARYELSSLRLLGTVGEAINPEAWIWFHRHLGRGETPIVDTWWQSETGGAIAAPLPGVSTLKPGSALTALPGLRVRVVDADGADVGPGGGGLLVVDGTWPGMSRTVWGNPERYRDSYWKRFAAHGYFLAGDGAKLDADGDLWVLGRVDDVINVSGHRLSTIEIESALVAHPAVGEAAVVGVADDVTGQAIAAFVTNAEDPAALRRHVRTAIGPVAQPTYVFTVPDLPKTRSGKIMRRLLVDLVDGRPLGDTTSLQDETVPPRIAEIVRESLGR; encoded by the coding sequence CATCCGCAGCCTGCTCGAGGAGCGCCGCACCTTCGCGCCGCCGGTCGACTTCGCGGAGCGCGCGAACGTGACCGAGGAGTGGATCCGTCGCGAGTGGATCGAGCGCGCGGATCGGGATCCCGAGACCTTCTGGGCGCACCGGTCCGAGATCCTCGACTGGGCAGAGCCCTGGCAGACCGCTCACCGCTGGGAACCCACGGACGGCGAGAGCATCCCCACCGCGGAGTGGTTCGTCGGCGGCCGCCTGAACGCCTCGGTCAACGCGGTGGACCGGCACGTGGCCGCCGGGCACGGCGACCGGGTCGCCTTCCACTTCGAGGGCGAGCCCGGTGACCGGCGCACGATCACGTACGCCCGACTGCAGCGTGAGGTGGCGAAGGCGGCGAACGCGCTGACCGCGATGGGCGTCGGCAAGGGCGACCGGGTCGTGGTCTATCTCCCCGTGCTGGTGGAGACGGTGATCATCCAGCTCGCCGTGGCGCGCATCGGCGCCATCCACTCGCTCGTGTTCGGCGGCTTCTCCGCGGAAGCCGTGCGCTTCCGGATCGAAGACACCGGCGCGAAGCTGCTCGTCACGACCGACGGCCAGTTCCGCCGCGGAGCGGCCGTGCCCGTCAAGCACCAGGCGGATGCGGCGGTCGCCGGTGTCGCCTCGATCGAGCACGTGCTCGTCATCCGCCGCACGGGCGATGACGTCGCCTGGACCGAGGGACGCGACCTCTGGTGGCACGAGACGGTCGACATCGCTCCGGACACGCATGAGCCGGAGTACTTCGACGCCGAGACCCCGCTGTTCATCATCTACACGAGCGGAACCACCGGAAAGCCCAAGGGGCTCGTGCACACGACCGGCGGCTGGCTGACGCATGTGGCCTGGACGTACTGGGCGGTGTTCGATGCGAAGCCCGAGACCGACGTGTACTGGTGCACCGCAGACCTCGCCTGGGTGACGGCGCACAGCTACGAGACGTACGGACCCCTGCTCAACGGTGTCACGAGCGTCCTCTACGAGGGCACGCCCGACACCCCGGACTGGGAGAGGCACTTCCAGATCCTGGAACGTTATGCGGTGACGACGTACTACACGGCGCCCACCCTCATCCGATCGCTCATGAGCAGGTTCCCCGATGGTCCGCCGGCCCGCTACGAACTGTCCTCGCTGCGGCTGCTGGGCACCGTGGGTGAGGCGATCAACCCCGAGGCGTGGATCTGGTTCCACCGCCACCTCGGTCGCGGCGAGACGCCGATCGTCGATACGTGGTGGCAGTCCGAGACCGGCGGCGCGATCGCGGCTCCGCTGCCGGGCGTCTCCACCCTCAAGCCCGGGTCGGCGCTCACGGCACTCCCGGGGCTGCGCGTGCGGGTCGTCGATGCCGACGGCGCCGATGTGGGCCCCGGCGGTGGCGGATTGCTCGTCGTCGACGGCACCTGGCCGGGGATGTCGCGCACGGTCTGGGGCAACCCCGAGCGGTACCGGGACTCGTACTGGAAGCGCTTCGCCGCGCACGGCTACTTCCTCGCGGGCGACGGTGCGAAGCTCGACGCAGACGGCGACCTCTGGGTGCTGGGCCGCGTGGACGACGTGATCAACGTCTCGGGTCACCGGCTGTCGACGATCGAGATCGAGTCCGCACTCGTCGCGCATCCCGCGGTGGGGGAGGCCGCGGTCGTGGGCGTCGCCGATGACGTCACCGGGCAGGCCATCGCCGCGTTCGTCACGAATGCGGAGGATCCGGCGGCGCTCCGTCGGCACGTGCGAACCGCGATCGGCCCGGTGGCGCAGCCGACGTACGTCTTCACGGTGCCTGATCTCCCGAAGACGCGCAGCGGCAAGATCATGCGCCGCCTGCTCGTGGACCTCGTCGACGGACGGCCGCTGGGCGACACGACGTCGCTGCAGGACGAGACCGTGCCGCCGCGGATCGCGGAGATCGTCCGCGAGTCCCTTGGCCGCTGA
- a CDS encoding methyltransferase — MEFRFDALRRWPDVESPDLVAVDAADRLLLDESSAWRTAMSADDIAVIGDEYGALALGTAAASSGVVRVHQDALTGEQALAANAARLGLTDRYRPMELTGALVAGARLVLLRLPRSLDALADAAALIAAHAAPDVVVFAGGRIKHMSTAMNEVLRRFFGTLDVTHARQKSRVLIARDPLHGHDPEPRRAVHDGITVCAFGGAFAGTAIDIGTRFLLTHLPVRLPEGGPLVDLACGTGVVAAFLALRHPDRAVYASDRSAAAVASARATAEANGVADRIRVVRDDRLSALPDASVPFIALNPPFHSGAAVTTDLAAGLFQDATRTLRPGGELWTVWNSALRYRPALERLVGPTRQVARNAKFTVTVSTRP; from the coding sequence ATGGAGTTCCGGTTCGACGCGCTGCGACGCTGGCCCGACGTCGAATCCCCCGATCTCGTCGCGGTCGATGCCGCCGACCGGCTCCTGCTCGACGAGTCCTCCGCCTGGCGGACCGCGATGAGCGCGGATGACATCGCGGTCATCGGCGACGAGTACGGCGCGCTCGCACTGGGCACGGCGGCCGCATCCTCCGGCGTCGTGCGGGTGCATCAGGACGCACTCACCGGCGAGCAGGCCCTCGCCGCCAACGCGGCACGACTGGGCCTCACGGACCGCTACCGGCCGATGGAGCTGACGGGGGCACTCGTGGCGGGCGCACGGCTGGTCCTTCTCCGGCTCCCCCGCTCGCTCGATGCGTTGGCGGATGCCGCCGCCCTGATCGCCGCGCACGCGGCACCGGATGTCGTCGTGTTCGCCGGCGGACGCATCAAGCACATGTCCACGGCGATGAACGAGGTTCTCCGCCGTTTCTTCGGGACGCTCGATGTCACGCACGCACGGCAGAAGTCGCGCGTCCTGATCGCGCGGGATCCTCTGCACGGACACGATCCCGAGCCGCGGCGCGCGGTCCACGACGGCATCACCGTGTGCGCGTTCGGAGGCGCGTTCGCGGGCACGGCGATCGACATCGGCACCCGGTTCCTGCTGACGCACCTTCCGGTGCGCCTTCCCGAGGGCGGCCCCCTCGTCGATCTCGCGTGCGGGACGGGCGTCGTCGCCGCATTCCTCGCGCTGCGGCATCCCGATCGCGCGGTCTACGCCTCCGATCGCTCCGCCGCGGCGGTCGCATCGGCGCGGGCCACGGCCGAGGCGAACGGGGTGGCCGACCGCATCCGCGTCGTGCGGGACGACCGCCTCAGCGCTCTCCCGGACGCCAGCGTTCCCTTCATCGCCCTCAACCCGCCGTTCCACTCCGGCGCCGCGGTCACGACGGATCTCGCCGCCGGCCTGTTCCAGGATGCGACGCGGACGCTGCGCCCGGGCGGCGAGCTGTGGACGGTGTGGAACTCGGCCCTGCGCTACCGCCCGGCCCTCGAGCGTCTCGTCGGCCCGACGCGGCAGGTCGCCCGCAACGCGAAGTTCACCGTCACGGTCTCCACCCGCCCCTGA
- a CDS encoding helix-turn-helix domain-containing protein — MADKTHGAPQPTGQRPPFSPVIALLTVSAVWDARLNTALKDLGLTTRKYGLLAHVQATPGISFSELARRSQITVQTAHTAVKTLAGEGLVEDATAHAGAASDLRVTTKGAAALAEADARLAALDEVFGAGVPALSSALQGLHEQPFGEILQQD; from the coding sequence ATGGCCGACAAGACGCACGGGGCGCCGCAGCCCACCGGGCAGCGCCCGCCGTTCAGTCCGGTCATCGCGCTCCTGACGGTGTCGGCCGTCTGGGATGCGCGTTTGAACACGGCACTGAAGGACCTCGGGCTCACGACCCGCAAGTACGGTCTTCTCGCCCACGTGCAGGCGACGCCCGGCATCTCGTTCTCCGAACTCGCCCGCCGCTCCCAGATCACGGTGCAGACGGCGCACACCGCGGTCAAGACGCTCGCCGGCGAAGGGTTGGTCGAGGACGCCACCGCGCACGCGGGCGCCGCATCCGATCTGCGTGTGACGACGAAGGGCGCGGCGGCTCTCGCCGAGGCGGACGCGCGACTCGCCGCACTCGACGAGGTGTTCGGTGCGGGTGTTCCCGCTCTCTCCTCCGCGCTGCAGGGACTGCACGAGCAGCCGTTCGGAGAGATCCTTCAGCAAGACTGA
- a CDS encoding DUF3817 domain-containing protein, whose amino-acid sequence MFRTPYALFRTLAIAEMISWTLLIGGLIVRAVTGFAPAVTIGGGIHGFVFLSYGATVILVAKNQRWRGGVTALALVSAVVPYATLPVELWLSRTARLRGEWRLQAGSDPRDAAWHDRVLRSVLRRPVLSAIVIAAAVAVAFTVLIVIGPPGGRA is encoded by the coding sequence GTGTTCCGCACGCCCTACGCCCTGTTCCGCACCCTTGCCATCGCCGAGATGATCTCGTGGACGCTGCTCATCGGAGGGCTGATCGTGCGGGCAGTGACGGGTTTCGCGCCCGCCGTGACCATCGGCGGCGGCATTCACGGGTTCGTCTTCCTGTCGTACGGGGCGACGGTGATCCTGGTCGCCAAGAACCAGCGGTGGCGCGGCGGGGTGACCGCGCTGGCGCTCGTCAGTGCGGTCGTGCCCTACGCGACGCTGCCCGTCGAGCTCTGGCTCTCGCGCACCGCTCGGCTGCGAGGCGAATGGCGTCTGCAAGCCGGGTCCGACCCGCGGGATGCGGCATGGCACGACCGTGTGCTGCGCTCCGTGCTGCGTCGGCCGGTTCTTTCGGCGATCGTGATCGCCGCCGCTGTCGCGGTGGCCTTCACCGTGCTGATCGTGATCGGCCCTCCCGGTGGACGGGCCTGA
- a CDS encoding EI24 domain-containing protein, with protein sequence MNEVLHGARLLLSGFGWFTRRPGLMFLGLLPALIVSAGLSVALVALATALAPLTDAVTPFADDWPAVWTIALRVALGVAVFAGALLLAATTFTALTLIVGEPFYDRIWRSVEIADSGVVPEQDPGWRAAFADATGLIVRGALAAALAFVLGFIPLIGGVVGTVTGVLLSGWILADELSGRALTARGIDRRARRRLLRAARGRALGFGIMTQLCFLIPLGAVFTMPAAVVGATRLAASVSPTEE encoded by the coding sequence GTGAACGAGGTGCTTCACGGCGCACGTCTGCTGCTCAGCGGATTCGGCTGGTTCACGCGACGCCCGGGCCTGATGTTCCTCGGCCTCCTGCCCGCGCTCATCGTGAGCGCCGGCCTCTCGGTGGCGCTCGTAGCACTCGCAACGGCCCTGGCCCCGCTCACGGATGCCGTCACCCCGTTCGCCGACGATTGGCCTGCGGTGTGGACCATCGCATTGCGCGTCGCGCTCGGCGTCGCGGTCTTCGCCGGCGCACTCCTGCTGGCGGCCACCACGTTCACCGCACTGACCCTGATCGTCGGCGAACCGTTCTACGACCGGATCTGGCGCAGCGTCGAGATCGCCGATTCGGGCGTCGTCCCCGAACAGGATCCGGGCTGGCGGGCGGCCTTCGCCGACGCGACCGGCCTCATCGTGCGCGGCGCGCTCGCGGCCGCGCTCGCTTTCGTGCTCGGGTTCATCCCGCTGATCGGCGGCGTGGTCGGCACGGTGACCGGCGTCCTGCTGTCGGGGTGGATCCTCGCGGACGAGCTCTCGGGGCGGGCGCTGACGGCGCGCGGAATCGATCGCCGCGCTCGGCGCCGCCTGCTGCGAGCGGCCCGCGGCCGGGCGCTCGGCTTCGGCATCATGACGCAGCTGTGCTTCCTCATCCCGCTCGGAGCGGTGTTCACGATGCCCGCGGCCGTGGTGGGCGCGACCCGCCTCGCGGCGAGCGTGTCGCCGACCGAGGAGTAG
- a CDS encoding ATP-dependent Clp protease ATP-binding subunit, which yields MPEDFTPDEGRDAFDDFLSRYLAGERGRAARSIDLSRYLSARTQETLQDAGRFALARGQHELDALHVLREIVRVDQVRDAIARLGVDPESIVRESEQRLPASADVADVDSAVVTTSVQRALFHAFQVARSSGSTYIDPEHLFFALVLAQDTPAGQILARAGVTAEALTQSVRETVTGGERAPEQASASEPATMLERYGRDLTSLAEAGELDPVIGRADEIEQTIEILSRRTKNNPVLIGEAGVGKTAIVEGLAQAIVSGEVPEQLRGSRVVSLDLPAMLAGARYRGDFEERLTATMGEIAQRKGELIVFIDEVHTVVGAGAGSDGAMDAGNILKPRLARGDLHLVGATTLAEYRTIEKDPALERRFQPVKVGEPSVEDAVRILHGLRPAYEQHHAITYTDDALRAAVELSDRYLSDRVLPDKAIDLIDQAGARLRLRLGVAVDVSELMAQLATLEADKNAAVAAERYEDAMRLRDEIADVQRRIDEATRRDAVRGEQVVDAEHIAAVISRSTGIPVSRLTESERGRLAGLESELHARVIGQDAAVTAVATAVRRNRTGMGDSRRPVGSFLFLGPTGVGKTELAKSLAASLFEDENAVIRFDMSEFGERHTVSRLVGAPPGYVGYDEAGQLTERVRRAPYSVVLFDEIEKAHPDVFNLLLQVLDDGRLTDGQGRTVDFRNTVVIMTSNIGSEFLASRSGAIGFIADGGGATGFGDEGELRARVMGKLREAMRPEFLNRIDEIVLFRKLEKAQLRSIVSLLLEQSASRLARREISFEATEAVVDWLAEHGYEPEYGARPLRRLIQREIDDRIADLLVSGELSDQGAVRVDVVEGRPVAAAVTRSAVAV from the coding sequence ATGCCTGAAGATTTCACCCCCGACGAGGGCCGCGACGCCTTCGACGACTTCCTCTCCCGCTACCTCGCGGGTGAGCGCGGACGCGCGGCGCGGTCGATCGATCTGTCGCGCTATCTCAGCGCACGGACGCAGGAGACCCTGCAGGATGCCGGGCGGTTCGCCCTTGCGCGCGGTCAGCACGAGCTCGACGCGTTGCATGTGCTGCGCGAGATCGTGCGTGTCGACCAGGTGCGTGATGCGATCGCCCGACTGGGCGTCGACCCCGAGAGCATCGTGCGCGAGTCCGAGCAGCGTCTGCCGGCCAGCGCAGATGTCGCCGACGTCGACAGTGCGGTCGTCACGACGTCCGTGCAGCGCGCTCTCTTCCACGCGTTCCAGGTCGCGCGTTCCTCCGGCTCGACCTACATCGACCCCGAGCACCTCTTCTTCGCGCTCGTCCTCGCTCAGGACACGCCCGCGGGCCAGATCCTCGCGCGCGCCGGAGTGACGGCGGAGGCGCTGACGCAGAGCGTGCGCGAGACCGTCACAGGTGGTGAGCGCGCACCGGAGCAGGCGAGTGCATCCGAGCCCGCGACCATGCTGGAGCGCTACGGGCGCGACCTCACCTCCCTCGCCGAGGCGGGGGAGCTGGACCCGGTGATCGGCCGGGCGGACGAGATCGAGCAGACCATCGAGATCCTGAGCCGTCGTACCAAGAACAACCCCGTGCTCATCGGAGAGGCCGGCGTCGGAAAGACCGCGATCGTCGAGGGACTCGCCCAGGCGATCGTCTCGGGCGAGGTGCCCGAGCAGCTGCGCGGCAGCCGCGTCGTCTCGTTGGATCTTCCGGCGATGCTCGCGGGCGCCCGTTACCGCGGCGACTTCGAGGAGCGCCTGACGGCGACGATGGGTGAGATCGCCCAGCGCAAGGGCGAACTGATCGTCTTCATCGACGAGGTGCACACGGTGGTCGGCGCGGGGGCCGGCAGCGACGGCGCCATGGACGCCGGCAACATCCTCAAGCCCCGCCTCGCCCGAGGCGATCTGCACCTGGTGGGTGCGACCACCCTCGCCGAGTACCGCACCATCGAGAAGGATCCCGCGCTGGAGCGCCGGTTCCAGCCGGTGAAGGTCGGCGAGCCTTCCGTCGAGGATGCGGTGCGGATCCTGCACGGCCTCCGCCCCGCCTACGAACAGCACCACGCCATCACCTACACCGACGACGCGCTGCGTGCCGCCGTCGAGCTCAGCGACCGCTACCTGAGCGATCGCGTCCTGCCGGACAAGGCGATCGACCTCATCGACCAGGCCGGAGCGCGGCTCCGGCTGCGCCTGGGAGTCGCGGTCGACGTGTCCGAGCTGATGGCGCAGCTGGCCACCCTCGAGGCGGACAAGAACGCGGCGGTGGCAGCCGAGCGCTACGAGGACGCGATGCGCCTGCGTGACGAGATCGCCGATGTGCAGCGCCGCATCGACGAGGCGACCCGTCGCGACGCGGTGCGCGGGGAGCAGGTCGTGGACGCCGAGCACATCGCCGCCGTCATCAGCCGCAGCACGGGCATCCCGGTGTCGCGCCTGACGGAGAGCGAGCGCGGACGCCTGGCGGGGCTCGAGTCCGAGCTTCACGCCCGGGTGATCGGTCAGGATGCGGCGGTCACCGCGGTCGCGACGGCCGTCCGGCGCAACCGGACCGGTATGGGCGACAGTCGTCGGCCGGTGGGATCGTTCCTCTTCCTCGGACCCACGGGCGTGGGCAAGACGGAGCTGGCGAAGTCTCTCGCCGCCTCTCTCTTCGAGGACGAGAACGCCGTCATCCGCTTCGACATGAGCGAGTTCGGCGAGCGTCACACGGTCTCCCGTCTCGTAGGCGCCCCTCCCGGCTACGTGGGATACGACGAGGCCGGGCAGCTGACCGAGCGGGTGCGGCGCGCACCGTACTCGGTGGTGTTGTTCGACGAGATCGAGAAGGCGCACCCCGATGTGTTCAACCTGCTGCTCCAGGTGCTCGACGACGGCCGGCTGACCGACGGACAGGGACGCACGGTCGACTTCCGCAACACCGTCGTCATCATGACCTCGAACATCGGCAGCGAGTTTCTCGCATCGCGCTCCGGCGCGATCGGGTTCATCGCCGACGGTGGCGGGGCCACGGGCTTCGGTGATGAGGGGGAGCTGCGCGCCCGCGTCATGGGAAAGCTCCGCGAAGCGATGCGCCCCGAGTTCTTGAACCGCATCGACGAGATCGTGCTGTTCCGCAAGCTCGAGAAGGCGCAGCTTCGCAGCATCGTGTCCCTCCTGCTGGAGCAGAGCGCATCCCGGCTGGCGCGGCGCGAGATCTCGTTCGAGGCGACCGAGGCCGTCGTGGACTGGCTGGCCGAGCACGGCTACGAGCCCGAGTACGGAGCGCGCCCGCTGCGCCGCCTCATCCAGCGGGAGATCGACGACCGCATCGCCGACCTGCTCGTCTCCGGCGAACTGAGCGACCAGGGCGCCGTGCGCGTCGACGTCGTCGAGGGTCGGCCGGTCGCTGCGGCCGTGACCCGCAGCGCCGTCGCCGTCTGA
- a CDS encoding LLM class flavin-dependent oxidoreductase has translation MVLRARLSLGLAGALGPDLIAALAPAAEEAGFATLWVNDTPTGDAVAALAAAAKRTHRIGLATGVVPLDRREPDSLVSALQAAEVPTDRLTVGIGSGSARTHQLALVERGIEALRAGVPGAQVVVGALGPRMRRLATSVADGQLLNWLTPDAAAAQREPDSRTILYVRTAFDAAALPRLLAEADTYAGYPAYAANFARLGFSARDTVITSLHDTARVSAYRAAVDEVVLRVIVERDDRGHYLDVIRSAATLIDADAS, from the coding sequence ATGGTGCTTCGTGCTCGGCTCTCCCTCGGACTGGCGGGGGCCCTCGGTCCCGATCTCATCGCCGCGCTCGCCCCCGCCGCGGAGGAGGCCGGCTTCGCCACGCTCTGGGTGAACGACACTCCGACCGGCGACGCGGTGGCGGCGCTCGCCGCCGCGGCGAAGCGCACCCATCGGATCGGGCTGGCGACGGGGGTCGTGCCGCTGGACCGGCGCGAGCCGGACTCGCTCGTCTCCGCGCTGCAGGCGGCGGAGGTTCCGACCGACAGGCTCACCGTGGGCATCGGCTCGGGCTCCGCGCGTACGCATCAGCTGGCGCTCGTGGAACGGGGGATCGAGGCGCTGCGCGCGGGCGTACCCGGAGCACAGGTCGTGGTGGGCGCCCTCGGCCCGCGGATGCGGCGGCTCGCGACATCGGTCGCCGACGGCCAGCTGCTGAACTGGTTGACCCCCGACGCCGCGGCCGCGCAGCGCGAGCCGGACAGCCGCACCATCCTCTACGTGAGAACGGCATTCGATGCGGCGGCGCTGCCGCGACTGCTCGCCGAGGCGGACACGTATGCCGGATACCCCGCATACGCCGCGAACTTCGCCCGCCTCGGCTTCAGCGCTCGCGACACGGTGATCACCTCCCTCCACGACACGGCGCGCGTGAGCGCGTACCGCGCAGCCGTCGACGAGGTCGTTCTCCGAGTGATCGTCGAACGTGACGACCGGGGGCACTATCTCGATGTCATCCGGAGTGCGGCGACGCTGATCGACGCGGACGCATCATGA
- a CDS encoding NYN domain-containing protein has translation MADLSTSRVAVYLDFDNIVMSWYDRVHGRNAYSRDRSRIAEQPHDPEITEKLARATVDVGAIIDYAASFGTLVLTRAYADWSSPVNAEYRSQLVARAVDLVQLFPAAAYAKNGADIRLAVDTVEDMFRLPDLTHVVIVAGDSDYVPLAQRCKRLGRFVVGVGVAGSTAKSLAAACDRFDAYDSLPGVQVPEPSKKDAAANAPRSRKRSVDPAADLLERALRLENDKDPSQWQHASAVKSLITRLDSSFSEKALGHRSFTEFVAAHPNIAEMDETDNIVRMRLVEAKR, from the coding sequence ATGGCGGATCTGTCGACGAGCCGCGTGGCCGTCTACCTGGACTTCGACAACATCGTCATGAGCTGGTACGACCGCGTGCACGGGCGCAACGCCTATTCGCGCGACCGGTCACGCATCGCCGAGCAGCCGCACGACCCGGAGATCACCGAGAAGCTGGCGCGCGCGACGGTGGACGTGGGCGCGATCATCGACTACGCGGCATCCTTCGGCACGCTCGTGCTGACGCGCGCCTACGCCGACTGGTCGTCGCCGGTCAACGCCGAGTACCGGTCGCAGCTGGTGGCACGGGCGGTCGATCTCGTGCAGCTCTTCCCCGCCGCCGCCTATGCCAAGAACGGCGCCGACATCCGCCTGGCGGTCGACACCGTGGAGGACATGTTCCGGCTGCCGGATCTGACGCACGTCGTGATCGTCGCGGGCGACTCCGACTACGTCCCCCTCGCGCAGCGGTGCAAGCGTCTCGGGCGTTTCGTCGTGGGCGTCGGCGTGGCCGGCTCCACCGCCAAGTCGCTCGCGGCCGCGTGCGACCGCTTCGACGCCTACGACTCGCTGCCGGGTGTGCAGGTACCCGAACCCTCGAAGAAGGATGCTGCCGCGAACGCGCCGCGCTCGCGCAAGCGATCCGTGGATCCCGCGGCCGATCTGCTCGAGCGCGCGCTGCGCCTGGAGAACGACAAGGATCCCTCGCAGTGGCAGCACGCGTCCGCCGTGAAGAGCCTGATCACCCGCCTCGACTCCTCGTTCAGCGAGAAGGCACTGGGACACCGTAGCTTCACCGAGTTCGTCGCAGCTCACCCCAACATCGCCGAGATGGACGAGACCGACAACATCGTGCGGATGCGGCTGGTCGAAGCCAAGCGCTGA
- a CDS encoding Gfo/Idh/MocA family oxidoreductase, translating to MTTVSSSGLRWGILATGNIAHTFTSDLRTAGLDVRAVGSRSLENAQRFAAQFDIPRAHGDYASLLADDDVDIVYIATPHPAHAENALEALAAGKHVLVEKPFTLTGDEAERVRLAAEKAGLLAMEAMWTRYLPHMLRIQEILADGALGEVRAVTADHVQSLSADPSHRLNALELGGGALLDLGIYPLSFAWDVLGAPVSLTASGRLGETGADIDVATLATYASGALATTVSSSRGVGPNRAAIIGSDARIEIDPTWYNATGFTLTNGARDVLETFRCPDAGRGMQYQALAAERIIAEGRRDSDRLPLAETVAIMRQLDDIRAQIGVRYPSER from the coding sequence ATGACCACTGTCTCGAGTTCTGGCCTGCGCTGGGGCATCCTTGCAACGGGCAACATCGCCCACACTTTCACGAGCGACCTGCGCACCGCGGGCCTCGACGTGCGCGCAGTCGGTTCGCGTTCGCTCGAGAACGCGCAACGCTTCGCGGCGCAGTTCGACATCCCGCGCGCGCACGGCGACTACGCGTCGCTGCTCGCCGACGACGACGTCGACATCGTCTACATCGCGACCCCGCATCCGGCCCACGCCGAGAACGCGCTCGAAGCCCTCGCCGCCGGCAAGCACGTGCTCGTCGAGAAGCCGTTCACACTCACCGGCGACGAGGCCGAGCGCGTGCGACTCGCCGCGGAGAAGGCGGGACTTCTGGCCATGGAGGCGATGTGGACCCGATACCTGCCGCATATGCTGCGCATCCAGGAGATCCTCGCCGACGGCGCGCTGGGAGAGGTGCGCGCCGTGACCGCGGATCACGTCCAGTCGTTGTCGGCTGATCCGTCGCATCGGCTCAACGCGCTCGAGCTGGGCGGGGGCGCGCTGCTCGATCTCGGCATCTACCCGCTGTCGTTCGCCTGGGACGTTCTGGGCGCACCGGTCTCGCTCACCGCGAGCGGGCGGCTCGGCGAGACGGGCGCCGACATCGATGTCGCGACCCTCGCCACGTACGCGAGCGGTGCGCTGGCCACGACGGTGTCCTCCTCCCGCGGGGTCGGACCCAACCGAGCGGCCATCATCGGCAGCGATGCGCGGATCGAGATCGATCCCACCTGGTACAACGCGACCGGTTTCACCCTGACGAACGGCGCGCGCGACGTGCTCGAGACCTTCCGGTGCCCCGATGCCGGTCGCGGCATGCAGTATCAGGCGCTCGCGGCCGAGCGGATCATCGCGGAGGGCCGCAGGGACAGCGATCGCCTCCCCCTCGCGGAGACGGTCGCGATCATGCGACAGCTCGACGACATCCGTGCGCAGATCGGCGTGCGCTACCCGAGTGAGCGCTGA